A window from Culex pipiens pallens isolate TS chromosome 3, TS_CPP_V2, whole genome shotgun sequence encodes these proteins:
- the LOC120418028 gene encoding uncharacterized protein LOC120418028 has translation MVSVETFRVLGYIYGILGIAASTFEMTKCILRIAIGHIEHHQRHFNSEHFRQAQDVSTVFALPLCALWMVFFVILIMGIKTKNLILVRAHKMFLIISNAIGFIILGIGILVLTIFYNEKDAKLARVILVIVLVIGLASYLLALWIVNGVIRYIETDRIINNTEVVIFHPDVQHHVQFEYDYTPV, from the exons ATGGTTTCCGTTGAAACATTTCGCGTGCTGGGCTACATTTATGGCATTTTGGGCATAGCAGCAAGTACCTTCGAGATGACCAAGTGCATTCTGCGGATTGCTATTGGGCACATCGAGCACCACCAACGGCACTTCAATTCGGAACATTTTCGGCAGGCTCAGGATGTTAGTACGGTGTTTGCGCTGCCACTGTGTGCCTTGTGGATGGtgtttttcgtcattttgataATGGGAATTAAGACG aaaaatctAATTCTGGTGAGGGCTCACAAAATGTTTCTGATAATTAGCAACGCCATTGGGTTCATCATTCTGGGCATTGGAATCCTCGTGCTGACAATTTTCTACAATGAAAAGGATGCCAAGTTGGCAAGGGTCATCTTGGTCATTGTACTTGTTATTGGATTAG CTTCCTACCTGTTGGCCCTGTGGATCGTCAACGGGGTGATCCGGTACATCGAAACGGACCGGATCATCAACAATACCGAGGTGGTCATTTTTCATCCGGACGTGCAGCACCACGTTCAGTTCGAGTATGATTACACTCCAGTTTAG
- the LOC120418015 gene encoding uncharacterized protein LOC120418015, with the protein MAALEKFALLGKVYAYLNIFAAIYESAQLMLKIASGNQLMESIISLVLALLWIIMSLVLIIGINKQNIKLVKLHRTFFLVNVIVAMVWGTLKQLYAMLVNRQMRTEMVVIVLVVAFLMLVLCFFILWILNGTIKLIQHNDKMAKVALSDVTSVELINQETNSGK; encoded by the exons ATGGCAGCTCTGGAAAAGTTTGCACTTTTAGGAAAAGTTTACGCCTATCTCAACATCTTTGCGGCGATTTATGAAAGTGCTCAACTGATGCtgaaaattg CTAGTGGAAATCAACTGATGGAATCAATCATCAGCTTGGTGTTGGCACTTTTGTGGATTATTATGAGTTTGGTTCTCATTATTGGAATAAATAAG caaaacatCAAACTCGTCAAGCTGCACAGGACGTTCTTTTTGGTAAACGTCATCGTCGCAATGGTCTGGGGAACGCTCAAACAGCTTTATGCCATGTTAGTGAATCGTCAAATGCGAACTGAAATGGTTGTGATTGTGCTCGTTGTTGCTTTCTTGATGTTGG tgttatgtttttttatactGTGGATTCTAAATGGCACAATTAAACTTATTCAACATAATGACAAAATGGCAAAAGTTGCCCTGAGCGATGTGACTTCTGTTGAGTTGATAAATCA